Proteins from one Deltaproteobacteria bacterium genomic window:
- a CDS encoding phosphotransferase has translation MITMNMEEIARKVAQTAYGLDSLIDIKHLPQGRVNLTFLVRTPREAFVLQRLHPVFGKDGAVVQNMVAVTARLAAKGVPVPRVVRTRNGDWWVEEDGLWRLMTFLPGRPPERRSVKAGAEAACSLGRFHRVLAEDPPHLAPLPPADHNRDAPASPHMWDSVLTRYEHRPRFERAAPVLKKGRTLARRLPQFSTITQAILHGDPKMENFLFDENGVVSGLIDLDIVRPGTLLWELADALRSWAGISGPGDQTALSQDIFVAAVSSYRQHGLDLSPEEWSQLPAATRAVALDLARRYLTDFFEESYFAWDRDQYPSLAEQNLRRGTSLVRLAEDLESKEQTLVELIGS, from the coding sequence ATGATCACGATGAACATGGAAGAAATCGCCCGGAAGGTGGCTCAAACCGCCTATGGGCTGGATTCTCTTATTGATATCAAACACCTGCCTCAAGGCAGGGTCAACCTGACCTTCCTGGTTCGAACACCGAGGGAGGCCTTTGTGCTTCAGCGGCTGCACCCTGTTTTCGGGAAGGACGGAGCGGTTGTTCAGAACATGGTCGCTGTGACAGCCCGACTGGCAGCCAAGGGGGTGCCTGTTCCGCGAGTTGTCCGGACAAGAAACGGTGATTGGTGGGTTGAAGAAGACGGTCTGTGGCGCTTGATGACCTTTCTGCCCGGGCGGCCGCCCGAGAGACGTTCGGTCAAGGCCGGCGCCGAAGCCGCCTGTTCCCTGGGCCGCTTCCACCGGGTCCTGGCCGAGGACCCTCCGCATCTGGCTCCTTTACCGCCTGCGGATCACAACCGGGATGCCCCAGCCTCGCCTCATATGTGGGACAGCGTCCTCACCCGGTATGAACACCGGCCCAGGTTCGAGCGAGCTGCGCCGGTTTTGAAGAAAGGCCGGACTCTGGCCCGGCGGCTGCCTCAATTCAGTACAATCACTCAAGCCATACTCCATGGCGATCCCAAGATGGAAAACTTCCTTTTTGATGAAAATGGGGTCGTCTCTGGCCTGATTGACCTGGATATCGTCCGTCCGGGAACCCTGCTCTGGGAACTGGCCGACGCCTTGCGCTCCTGGGCTGGAATTAGCGGTCCTGGAGATCAAACCGCCTTAAGTCAGGATATATTCGTGGCGGCTGTCTCTTCGTATCGGCAGCACGGGCTCGACCTCAGCCCGGAAGAATGGTCGCAGTTGCCTGCCGCCACACGCGCCGTGGCCCTGGACCTGGCCCGTCGCTACCTGACCGATTTTTTCGAAGAAAGTTATTTTGCCTGGGACCGGGATCAGTATCCTTCCCTGGCCGAACAGAACTTAAGGCGCGGCACTTCCCTGGTTAGGTTGGCCGAGGACCTTGAAAGCAAGGAGCAGACTCTGGTCGAGCTGATTGGTTCATGA